The following coding sequences lie in one Euhalothece natronophila Z-M001 genomic window:
- a CDS encoding DUF4168 domain-containing protein: MKAPSIVIGTLASLFLVGSYTSAEAQQQQEAPQQQMPQQQAPEISVDSDEIERFANAFENVQGVQDEARDNMMQAIEEEGLDIETYNQAFRMQQQGADPSEELSQEEQQQFEQADSRIDEIEQEAQSDIEQAITDADLEVERFEEIFMGIQQDPELQQQVQEAIQQ, translated from the coding sequence ATGAAAGCCCCATCAATTGTAATAGGAACTCTTGCTTCTCTTTTCTTAGTTGGTAGCTATACTTCTGCAGAAGCACAACAACAACAAGAAGCACCTCAACAGCAAATGCCCCAACAACAAGCGCCAGAAATATCAGTTGATTCTGATGAAATTGAACGCTTTGCGAATGCTTTTGAAAATGTACAAGGGGTTCAAGATGAAGCCCGAGATAACATGATGCAAGCCATTGAGGAAGAAGGTTTAGATATTGAAACTTATAATCAAGCATTTCGGATGCAACAGCAAGGAGCAGACCCCTCAGAAGAATTAAGCCAAGAAGAGCAACAACAGTTTGAACAAGCTGACTCAAGGATTGATGAAATTGAGCAAGAAGCTCAAAGTGATATTGAACAAGCAATTACTGATGCTGATTTAGAGGTAGAACGATTTGAAGAAATTTTTATGGGAATTCAACAAGATCCAGAACTGCAACAACAGGTTCAAGAGGCAATCCAGCAATAG
- a CDS encoding DUF4168 domain-containing protein — protein sequence MKSRLIALLLIGLIVPLGVACGDDIAQENPAPEEETPTEPEDDLGEPEDDFDEPEDDLGETEDDFDEPEDDLGETEDDFDEPEDDLGETEDDFDEPEDDMGQPEAETPQQEALPEQAPETSIDSEEIERFANAFESVQALQNEARDSMMQAIEEEGLDIETYSQVFQMQQQGLEPSEELSQEEQEQFEQVDARINEIEQEAQADIEQAITDADLEVERFEEIFMAIQQDPELQQQVQEAIQ from the coding sequence ATGAAATCCAGATTAATTGCTCTATTACTGATTGGTTTAATTGTTCCCCTGGGTGTTGCTTGTGGTGATGATATAGCACAAGAAAATCCTGCGCCAGAAGAAGAAACTCCTACCGAACCTGAAGATGATCTCGGTGAACCCGAAGACGACTTTGATGAACCTGAAGATGATCTCGGTGAAACTGAAGACGACTTTGATGAACCTGAAGATGATCTCGGTGAAACTGAAGACGACTTTGATGAACCTGAAGATGATCTCGGTGAAACTGAAGACGACTTTGATGAACCTGAAGATGATATGGGTCAACCTGAGGCAGAAACACCTCAACAGGAAGCGTTGCCAGAACAAGCACCAGAAACATCGATCGATTCTGAAGAAATTGAACGTTTTGCTAATGCTTTTGAAAGTGTACAAGCGCTTCAAAATGAAGCCCGAGATAGCATGATGCAAGCCATTGAGGAAGAGGGTTTAGATATTGAAACCTATAGTCAAGTGTTTCAGATGCAACAGCAAGGGCTGGAACCATCAGAAGAGTTAAGCCAAGAAGAACAAGAACAATTTGAGCAAGTTGATGCAAGAATTAATGAAATCGAACAAGAAGCTCAAGCCGATATTGAACAAGCAATTACTGATGCAGATTTAGAAGTAGAGCGATTTGAGGAAATTTTTATGGCAATTCAACAAGACCCAGAACTGCAACAGCAAGTTCAAGAAGCGATTCAGTAA
- a CDS encoding response regulator transcription factor, which yields MKILIIEDDERLSELIAEDLGDQNYTVETAQDGLSGWELASSFHYDLILLDIMLPKLDGISLCQRLRSQENTTPVLMLTARDTTTDKVVGLDAGADDYLVKPFELQELAARTRALLRRHQTNYSSTLKWGDLELDPNRCEVTYKDTLLSLTPKEYRLLEMFLRNGTRVFSRTQILDHLWAFESCPEEDTVRAHIKGLRQKLKSAGAPPDLIETVYGLGYRLKEI from the coding sequence ATGAAAATTCTGATTATTGAGGATGATGAGCGTTTAAGTGAATTAATTGCAGAAGACTTAGGCGATCAAAACTACACTGTCGAAACGGCTCAAGATGGTCTTTCCGGTTGGGAACTAGCAAGTTCTTTTCATTATGATTTAATTTTGCTAGATATTATGCTTCCAAAACTAGATGGCATCAGCCTCTGTCAGCGTTTGCGTTCTCAGGAAAATACCACGCCAGTTTTGATGTTAACGGCTCGCGATACGACAACAGATAAAGTAGTAGGCTTGGATGCTGGTGCAGATGATTATTTGGTTAAACCATTTGAGTTACAAGAGTTAGCTGCGCGAACTCGTGCTTTACTGCGTCGTCATCAAACCAATTATTCCTCAACGCTAAAATGGGGAGACTTAGAACTTGATCCGAATCGCTGCGAAGTAACTTATAAAGACACCTTACTTTCCTTAACACCAAAAGAGTATCGTTTGTTAGAAATGTTCTTGCGAAATGGGACGCGAGTATTTAGTCGCACCCAGATTCTAGATCATCTTTGGGCTTTTGAAAGCTGCCCTGAAGAAGACACAGTAAGGGCACATATCAAAGGTTTACGACAAAAGTTGAAGTCAGCAGGGGCTCCCCCTGATTTAATTGAAACTGTTTATGGTTTGGGATATCGTCTCAAAGAAATTTAA
- a CDS encoding sensor histidine kinase translates to MVWDIVSKKFNFPPRSEVSDLHWRLLLSYLGVMSAILAIFASGTYLFVSRSFHRQLDRNLLTLAQAATPSHTRIQQEGTDYLDRVDEVPWRDIFNRDSQSLEWFDAQGRLLATRGDLTVDDKPETGSHTRSKDSSPHNIRSYTISVFRDRATSDEPTLEGYIRASQSTEEVQESQQQLLWGLITGGTIGVVLSGMGGVWLTRKALSPLEQNLKQLRQFTADASHELRSPLAVIKSSVQIMQNHPERFHEKDLRKVSAIASATEQMSNLVENLLFLARADANKISKAPSRRKLSLQDILQDLVELFEASAEQEGITLNLEIQQDAKVMGNGEQLYRLFANLLRNALQHTPEGGSVTIRLSASSRSCQISVIDTGVGISAEEKALVFERFWRADRSRSQSQGGTGLGLPIASAIASQHGGKITVTSTLGKGSCFTVRLPTIQTRLSPS, encoded by the coding sequence ATGGTTTGGGATATCGTCTCAAAGAAATTTAACTTTCCGCCTCGATCAGAGGTGAGTGATCTTCACTGGCGACTGTTACTCTCCTATTTAGGGGTGATGAGTGCGATTTTAGCAATTTTTGCTAGTGGCACTTATCTATTTGTTAGTCGTAGTTTTCATCGGCAATTAGATCGAAATTTATTAACTTTAGCGCAAGCTGCCACTCCCTCTCACACAAGAATTCAACAAGAGGGAACAGATTATTTAGATCGGGTAGATGAAGTTCCTTGGCGAGATATCTTTAATCGTGATAGTCAGAGTTTGGAATGGTTTGATGCTCAAGGAAGACTATTAGCCACCCGAGGAGATTTAACGGTAGATGACAAGCCGGAAACCGGCTCTCATACTCGCTCAAAGGATTCCTCTCCCCATAATATTCGTTCTTATACCATTTCGGTATTTCGCGATCGCGCTACCTCTGATGAACCAACCCTCGAAGGCTATATTCGCGCTTCTCAATCCACTGAAGAAGTGCAGGAGTCGCAACAACAACTCCTATGGGGATTAATTACAGGAGGAACAATAGGAGTTGTTTTATCAGGTATGGGAGGAGTATGGTTAACTCGAAAAGCCCTTTCTCCCCTTGAGCAAAACTTAAAGCAATTACGACAATTTACTGCTGATGCTTCCCATGAATTACGTAGCCCATTAGCTGTGATCAAGAGTTCGGTGCAGATTATGCAAAATCATCCCGAACGTTTTCACGAGAAAGATTTAAGAAAAGTCAGCGCGATCGCGAGTGCTACTGAACAAATGAGCAACTTAGTGGAAAACTTACTCTTTTTAGCCCGTGCTGATGCCAATAAAATCTCGAAAGCTCCCTCGCGACGAAAGCTATCATTACAGGACATCCTACAAGATTTAGTGGAATTATTTGAAGCGAGTGCCGAGCAAGAAGGAATCACCCTTAATTTAGAAATTCAACAAGATGCAAAAGTGATGGGCAATGGAGAGCAACTCTATCGTCTATTTGCCAATTTACTCCGAAATGCTCTACAACATACCCCAGAAGGAGGAAGTGTAACCATTCGTTTAAGTGCTAGTTCCCGTTCTTGTCAAATTAGCGTTATTGATACCGGGGTAGGAATTTCTGCCGAAGAAAAGGCTCTAGTATTTGAACGGTTTTGGCGAGCAGATCGATCGCGTTCTCAATCTCAAGGCGGTACAGGTCTAGGATTGCCGATTGCTAGCGCGATCGCTTCCCAACATGGTGGTAAAATAACAGTTACTTCCACCCTCGGTAAAGGAAGTTGCTTTACAGTGCGTTTACCGACTATTCAGACTCGCCTTTCCCCATCATGA